The Polyodon spathula isolate WHYD16114869_AA chromosome 13, ASM1765450v1, whole genome shotgun sequence genome includes a region encoding these proteins:
- the LOC121325149 gene encoding cyclin-J-like isoform X2 — protein MELEGQWWKGQLAADIYQALRYKELKMPSYKGQSPQLNVRRYFADLIAIVSNRFRVCPQARHLAVYLLDLFMDRYDISVQQLHVVALSCLLLASKFEDKEDHVPNLEQLNSMGCMTNVNLVLTKQSLLHMELLLLETFQWNLYLPTAAHFIDYYLSIAVHETDLHEGWPMACSEKTRLYMAKYADYFLEVSLQVSAACIASSRVVLRLSPTWSTRLHHLSAYSWDLLIPCVERLLLAHNNDVKEANKQKCQQPSPQSGQTVYRTHTQLNASPRIQQHVSQYLHRQQLPFPQQNCQPLLSTGRMPSYTIQSHPSTLQASVHPHGHVQAVAGMTLQNSLDMKVSAPYNRGFQVNGHYTSAAPCFDR, from the exons ATGGAGCTGGAGGGGCAATGGTGGAAAGGACAGCTGGCTGCAGACATATACCAAGCTCTTCGTTATAAA GAGCTGAAAATGCCGTCCTACAAAGGCCAGTCACCTCAGCTGAACGTGAGACGCTATTTTGCAGACCTAATTGCCATTGTTAGCAATCGGTTCAGGGTATGTCCACAAGCCCGGCACCTTGCTGTCTACCTACTGGACCTGTTCATGGACCGATATGACATCTCAGTCCAACAGCTTCATGTGGTGGCCCTTTCCTGCCTGCTGTTGGCAA GTAAATTTGAAGACAAAGAGGATCACGTACCAAACCTTGAACAACTCAATAGCATGGGATGCATGACCAACGTGAACTTAGTGTTGACCAAACAAAGCCTGTTGCACATGGAGCTGTTGCTGCTGGAGACTTTTCAATGGAACCTATATCTGCCAACTGCAGCCCACTTTATTGACTACTACTTGTCGATTGCTGTTCACGAGACTGATCTCCACGAAGGCTGGCCCATGGCATGTTCGGAGAAAACAAGATTATACATGGCAAAATATGCTGATTATTTCCTGGAAGTGTCATTGCAAG TCTCTGCTGCCTGTATAGCTTCCTCTAGAGTTGTACTTCGGCTTTCACCTACATGGTCAACTCGACTGCATCACCTTTCAGCTTACTCTTGGGATCTTCTTATACCGTGTGTGGAGCGTCTGTTACT TGCACACAATAATGATGTAAAAGAAGCAAACAAGCAAAAATGCCAACAGCCAAGTCCCCAGTCTGGTCAGACTGTGTATCGGACACACACCCAGCTGAATGCATCACCTCGGATACAGCAGCATGTCTCACAGTACCTGCACCGGCAGCAGCTTCCATTTCCACAGCAGAACTGCCAACCACTCCTTTCAACTGGACGTATGCCATCATACACAATACAGTCCCATCCTTCGACTTTGCAAGCCAGCGTTCATCCTCATGGGCATGTACAAGCAGTAGCTGGCATGACGCTACAAAACTCGCTGGACATGAAGGTTAGTGCCCCCTACAATAGGGGCTTCCAAGTAAATGGACACTACACCAGTGCAGCACCTTGCTTTGACAGGTGA
- the LOC121325149 gene encoding cyclin-J-like isoform X1, translating to MELEGQWWKGQLAADIYQALRYKELKMPSYKGQSPQLNVRRYFADLIAIVSNRFRVCPQARHLAVYLLDLFMDRYDISVQQLHVVALSCLLLASKFEDKEDHVPNLEQLNSMGCMTNVNLVLTKQSLLHMELLLLETFQWNLYLPTAAHFIDYYLSIAVHETDLHEGWPMACSEKTRLYMAKYADYFLEVSLQDHVFLNYSPSLVSAACIASSRVVLRLSPTWSTRLHHLSAYSWDLLIPCVERLLLAHNNDVKEANKQKCQQPSPQSGQTVYRTHTQLNASPRIQQHVSQYLHRQQLPFPQQNCQPLLSTGRMPSYTIQSHPSTLQASVHPHGHVQAVAGMTLQNSLDMKVSAPYNRGFQVNGHYTSAAPCFDR from the exons ATGGAGCTGGAGGGGCAATGGTGGAAAGGACAGCTGGCTGCAGACATATACCAAGCTCTTCGTTATAAA GAGCTGAAAATGCCGTCCTACAAAGGCCAGTCACCTCAGCTGAACGTGAGACGCTATTTTGCAGACCTAATTGCCATTGTTAGCAATCGGTTCAGGGTATGTCCACAAGCCCGGCACCTTGCTGTCTACCTACTGGACCTGTTCATGGACCGATATGACATCTCAGTCCAACAGCTTCATGTGGTGGCCCTTTCCTGCCTGCTGTTGGCAA GTAAATTTGAAGACAAAGAGGATCACGTACCAAACCTTGAACAACTCAATAGCATGGGATGCATGACCAACGTGAACTTAGTGTTGACCAAACAAAGCCTGTTGCACATGGAGCTGTTGCTGCTGGAGACTTTTCAATGGAACCTATATCTGCCAACTGCAGCCCACTTTATTGACTACTACTTGTCGATTGCTGTTCACGAGACTGATCTCCACGAAGGCTGGCCCATGGCATGTTCGGAGAAAACAAGATTATACATGGCAAAATATGCTGATTATTTCCTGGAAGTGTCATTGCAAG ATCATGTGTTCTTAAACTATTCTCCTTCGCTAGTCTCTGCTGCCTGTATAGCTTCCTCTAGAGTTGTACTTCGGCTTTCACCTACATGGTCAACTCGACTGCATCACCTTTCAGCTTACTCTTGGGATCTTCTTATACCGTGTGTGGAGCGTCTGTTACT TGCACACAATAATGATGTAAAAGAAGCAAACAAGCAAAAATGCCAACAGCCAAGTCCCCAGTCTGGTCAGACTGTGTATCGGACACACACCCAGCTGAATGCATCACCTCGGATACAGCAGCATGTCTCACAGTACCTGCACCGGCAGCAGCTTCCATTTCCACAGCAGAACTGCCAACCACTCCTTTCAACTGGACGTATGCCATCATACACAATACAGTCCCATCCTTCGACTTTGCAAGCCAGCGTTCATCCTCATGGGCATGTACAAGCAGTAGCTGGCATGACGCTACAAAACTCGCTGGACATGAAGGTTAGTGCCCCCTACAATAGGGGCTTCCAAGTAAATGGACACTACACCAGTGCAGCACCTTGCTTTGACAGGTGA